From Alloacidobacterium dinghuense:
AGGGGGTATCGTGAATGTGAACCCAGCGCCGGCTTCATTCCATACGCCATCGTTGTTGCAAGCCACGACGCGGAAACGATACTGCCGGGGAGGGAGGTTCGTGTAGCGCGCCAACCTTTCCTTCACCGGTTCTCGCCAGTCCTCATCGTATCCTTCCAACTTGAACCGAAAACGGACCATTTCCGGATCAGTCAGACTGAGAGCTGTGAAATGGAATTCGAGCGTTTTGGTTTTGGGACGGAGCTTCAATCCGTCGGCGGGGTTGTAACTGCGGTCGTCAGCGACGATGCTTTCGATCAAAACCGGCGGAGGAACCTGGTTTCTCGGCACGTGCTCCGGGTCGAGTCCTGCAATCCCCTCTCTAGTAGAGAACCATATCCTACCGTCCGCGGCACGCACGACCTGAGTGGGTAGTCCACGCAGCCCGTCCCGGGTATTAATCATCATCCCCTGCATGCGATAGGCAGGAGATGTCATCGCGCGGTTCAATTCCTGCGCGCTCACGCGAAGAATTCCTAACGCCCCGGCAATCCAGAAGGTTCCGCTCTTGTCTTCTACAAGCCCTGAGATCAAATTGCCGGGAAGGCCATTGTCCTGCGAGAGTGTTGTAAATCGTGAACCGTCGAAGCGGCTAAGTCCGCCCTGCGAAGCGACCCAGACGTGGCCGCTGTTATCGGAGTTGATAGCGAGAACTGTGCCACCAGGAAGGCCGTCTTCGGCTGCGTATCGCCGGTACGATGAACCATCGAAAACTGCAACAGCTCCGTTCTCGAAGGCCAGCCAAATCTGGCCCTTTGCATCCGGGAAGAGGATCCGACAGCGATAGTTCGGAAGCTGCGACGGCTGACTCAGATCCTCCCACTTGCCGTTTCGAAACCGAAATACCTTATCAATACTTTCTTTAGTCCAAGCGGCAATCCACAGATTACCGGCAAAATCCTTAGCAATGGCTTCAATGTTAGCTCCGTCGACACCGGGAGGTAACGGGAAAGCGGTGAACTTTCCATTGACCCCTCTGGATATCTCGGTGGCTCCGGCAACCCATATCTCGTTGTCGTGCGCCGCGTAGATGCTCAGGATGCCATTAGGCTGGACTCCTCGGCCGGCGGGAATCCGGAAGAGAGAAAATTGCTGTCCGTCAAAACGGCGGACGATGTCGAGAGAAGAGTTGTAGAGCCAGAGGTTTCCTCTCCCGTCGGCAGTAAGTCCAATTTGGTCGACCTGATTGAGGCCCTCGCGCGCTGAAAACGGAAAGACCTTGCTCTCACGAAAGCGATCAAGTCCTCCTGACGTGCCAAACCATACGTTTCCTTCCCGGTCGAGAAAGGTCGTAAAGACCATTCCCCCGGACAGGTCATCACTCGTCCGGAATTCATCCAGGGGCTGATTTTTCGGCTGCGCAAGATTACGAATCCGCCGTAATCCCCCGCCGACCAGTCCGACAAAGACACTTTGATTGCTGTCGAACAGCAGGCATTGAGTCTCGGCCCCCATCGCAATCGTCGTGGGTTTGGCGGCCACTACGGTTCGGCCGCCAAGACGCGTGATCGCCCCATTGCTCGTGTCCGCAATCCATGCTGTTCCATCTGATGCTTGAGCCATACTCCACACCTGGCCGACGGCCAGTCCAGTGGGCGAAAAGTGCCGCGCTCCTGGAGCGAGAGTCAAAACCGTGTTCCTTAACACGTGATTGCGACTGAGGTGAAAATCAAAACCGTCAGTCGCAACCCACAGATACCCCGCCGAATCGACAAGAAGTGCCTGTGCCGCAGGAGCTGGATAGCCCATCTCTCCTCCAGTCCGAATCCAGCGTCCGCTTTCCAGCCGCATGAAGCCATATGTACCGGCAGCCCAGATGCGGCCGTCATGATCTTCCGCGATCGAAACGATAGGGCCATTGGGGAAACCGTTTCCTGGTGGATAATTTCGCAGGTGCCCATCGCGAAGAACACCGATTCCACCCGAGTAATAGCCAATCCAGAGAGAGCCGTCGTGCGACACATGTAGTGCACAAATGGAATCGCTAATGAGACGTTCCCCCGCTTTTGGGCGCCAGGCGGTAAAGCTGATGCCGTCGAACCGATAGAGTCCAGCATGTGTGCCAGTCCACAGATAGCCATCTGGCGTCTGAGCGATCGCTTCAACCGGCCCGGGAATTCCGTCTTTGGCTGTCCAGGCAGTGTGGATGAACTGGGTGATAAGCTTACGCGGATCCAGTCCCCAGACCGGTCGTTCGACCGTGAACACGGTGACAGGCAGGAGCAAACCTGCGATCAACGTTCTGAAGAGACGGTTTCTCACGTGCCCAGATCCAGTGTGACTCGCTCGTGTTTCCGGTGCCGGGTTCGGGCCCGGATGTTGCGGAGTTGGTTGGAAACTCGACCACCTCTAAGCAACATGCGACACACGCGAGATGATAAGGCATGAATTTAATCAGCCTCATGCCTCGAAAGGGCCATAGCCTTGCGACTCCACCGAGTCTTGCGCGCTTTGCAGCATCTGCTTACTGTCGTTCCTAAATATTGGTTTGTGTAGCAATGTGCCTCATTACGGCCCATTTCACGAGGAGAATTGTGATGATCACCAAAATCGAAATCGAACGGTTCAGCGTAATCAGCCTGAAGCCTTTCGCAGAGATTCTGGCTGCAATCAATGCAGGTATTGCCCATCCCAACATGGCTGATTTGTTCTCCTCGATTCAGCGAGCGAAATCTAGTGCAGAGATGGAAGACACACTCCAGAAGACGATTGGACCGTGTGGGCTCATGTTATTTGCCACCTTCGACCAAGGGGCCGTCATTGACAAGGGGGTGGAGCACGGCGCTCGAGGCGTCGTACGTCTGCTGATCGGTAACCCACTGATCATGGCGAGTATGGCAAGGCATGTTCCAGATGCTGGATCGTATGCGCCTGTCACCGTCCTGGTCGATGAACGCGCGGATGGAGTTCATATTTCCTACGACAGAATGTCAAGCTTTCTCGCGCCTTACGGGAATTCCGAAGCATTGAAAATTGCGCTTGATTTAGACGGGAAAATCGAACGGTTGTTAGAGCAGGCGGCGTCCTGAGGAGGCGGATGCCTACACGACGATCATGGCTAGATGGCGCGCTTACGCATAGTACTGACCATAGACCGACCGGACTCGGCGGATAACAGAGCTTCCGGCTCAATCCTAGCTTCCCGAGAGTGATGGATGCACCTTTGCAAATTTCAAAGAATCGATGCTGAATGTCTGCTTCTTCTCATCCTGCTCTTGTGGGATTGGAAAGCTACTTCGCAATGTTCGGCGATCGCAAGCACGCCGGAAGTCGCATCGTCCTGCGCTAGCAGCTTCATTCCTGATGAAAAGGTGGCATCGATTGATCCGCAGCACCAGTACTCGCTGGCGGAGTTGATCGACATTGGTGAACGGAATAACCCGAATACCAGAATCTCGTGGGAGCGCGCGAAACAGCGAGCGAAGGCGCTCGGCATCGAAAAGAGCGAATACTACCCACTTTTAGCTGGGACGGTCTTGTTCGCCGACCAGCGCTCCATCTTGCCGTTCCCGGAGCCATTGGCACCGCGAGGCTACATTACGATTGAGTTGCCCCTCATTGAACCGCAGGTGCAACTGCAATATCTGCTGCTGGATTTTGGCGCTCGCAAGGCCAATGTAGATGCCGCAAAAGCAGAAGCGTTTGCAGCAGGGGCGCAGTTCATCAAGGCCAACCAGGACGTCGCTTACTCCATATCGGCCGACTATTATGCTCTGCTCACCTCACAAGAGCGCCTGCAGGCAGCGAAAGACATCCTCAAGACTGCGCAAATCACACAGGACGCGGCCGAAGCCAGATTGGCTAATGGACGAGGCACAATGCCTGACGTTCTCAATGCAACGGCTGAAACGGCGCAAGCAAGGTTTGATCTCGAAACAGCCGATGGTGACGAGAAGATCGCACGGGTAACTTTAGCAGAGGCGATCGGCGTCGAACCCTCCGCTGACATCTTCATCGATGCCAAAAGGGACACGCCTCTGCCTTCGGCTCTGGCATTGCCGATTGAACAACTGATCTCTCGCGCAATGGCTGACCGTCCAGACCTCCTGGCGCAGATGTTGGAGATTCGCCGCGCGGATGATGAGATCCGCGCGGCGAAGTCAGCCTATTGGCCACGAATTCTATTGTCCGGGAAGGCGGCGCAGACTTCGGGCTGGCCTACCACCGACCAGTCGCAGGGGGCGCTGGGCCACGCGAGTGAGCCAACATGGGCAGCGGCACTCAGTATCGAGTGGACAATCTTCGATGGTGGCGCACGAAAAAATCGCAAAGCTGAAGCGGAGTCTGCAGAGCGCCAAGCAGTCGACGAACTCCGAGACAAACGGGACCAGGCCACGCGCGAGGTGTGGACTGGCTATATCGCGTTTCGTACTGCTTTGAGGCAAGAGGAAGCGGCAGTTGCCTTGCTCAAGGCCTCGGACACATCTTATGCGGCCTCACTGGATGCATACAAATATGGTGTCAAGAATCTTGTGGATGTCGTTACAGCGGAGAAGGAACTAGCCACAGCGCGTCTATCCTCGGTCTCAGCGCGTTCACGACTCTTCACCGAAGCTGTTCGACTTGAATCCGTCACTGGAAGCCTGCTGCGGAACCTTGCTCCAACCACCACAACACAAGATAAGGACGGTAGCAGATGACGCGAAAGCATACGCTGCTGATCGATGGCTTTGTCATCTGCCTGTTGTGCTCCGGATGCAGCCGTGCTCCTTCGGTCAGCATTATCGGTTCATTCTTCCCGGTATGGATGATTTGCCTTGCTATTGGCGTGGTCCTTGCTTTCGTCGAAAGACGGCTTTTGTTGCGCTATGCGCTTGAGGACCAGGTGGGGCCGCTATGGCTGTTTTATCCATGTAGCGTAACTCTCATCGCGTGTATTACCTGGTTGCTTCGATTCCGATAGGACGCTCCTATGAGTGATGATCAAACCCGCAAAAAATTCGGTTGGTGGCTCCGCGTTGTCGTCATCGCTGGAACAGTCGTAGCGTTGCTCGTAGTAGTTGTGGACACGGAGATTCATCCACGAACAGACGATGCGAGCGTCAGAGCAAATTTCATCGCAATCGCCCCGGAGATCGAGGGCCGTTTGGTCAAACTACCCGTCAGGGACAACGCCTTTGTCAGAAAAGGCGATCTGCTTTTTGAGATTGATCCTCGAGACTACGAATATGCCCTCCGGCAAGCGCTCTCAGATCAGGACAATTTGGAACAACGCATTATTGACCTACGAAGAAAGATCGCCGCGCAGGACCGCGCCGTGGACGCCGCGAACGCAACAGTTCGCGTCTCGGTGACGGGAACCAGAACTTCCAGTAGCGCGGTACAGGCCGCCAAGGCGGCAGTTGTGCGCTCGCAGGCAGCAGTGGATGCAGCACATGCTCACCTGGCATATGCCATCAATGATCTTCACCGGCTCGAACCGCTGCTGGAGAAGCGCTATGTCACTGTCGATCAAGTGGACCAGGCAAACACAACCGTTCGCGTTGCAAAAGGCGACTATGAGCAGGCTCAGGCAGCGCTCGCCGAGGCTCAGGCGCAGGAGGCGGAAGCCGAACTTCGACAACAGCAGGCCACTGACCAGGTATTTCAGTCGAGAGCTCAACTCGGGCAGGCTATACATGTAGTCGATACTCTCGACATCCTTGAGTCGCTGCGTCCTGGGTTAGCTGCGAAGGTCGACCGCGCCCGTCTCGACCTTGAAAGGTGCCGGGTAGTTGCGCCATTCGATGCTTATGTCACAAACATGAACATATCCGAAGGGGCCTATGCTCATGTTGGCTCCGCGATGTTCACACTGATCGATGCAAGACGCTGGTGGGTCATTGCTAACTATCGAGAAGGCAAATTCCGGCATATCCATGTCGGCTCAAAGGTTGACGTATATCTCATGGGTCATCCTGAGCGGAAATTCGAAGGCGTTGTTCAAAGTGCTGGCTACGGCGTCTTCCCAGAGGACGGAAACGTCTCGGACGGCCTCCCCAACATTGAGAGGACTCTCAATTGGGTGCACCTCTCGACACGCTTTCCAGTTCGTATCCTCATTCAGAATCCGGACCCCGCACTGTTTCGAATAGGCGCAACCGCGGTGACCATCGTGAGGTGAAGAATGCCGCTCAGTGCGACGCAATCCAAAACCCGATCATGGCTGCAATATTTGACACAGGATCTGCAGCCAACTCCTGGGCGGCTTGACGGCTCTCTGCGGATTACTTTGACCTCCGTCCTCGTGCTCATCACGATGATGGTTCTCCAAATGCCGTTTGTTGCTTACGCTCTGTACGTCATTTTCATGGTTGGCCGCGACAGCCCAGCCGTCACCTTACGCACTGGTTTTGCACTGTTATGCGCGGTGTCGTGTGCACTCGCGATTTCTCTGGTCGTCGTGATTCTGACCGACAACAATCCAATGGCAAGAGTACTTAGTTTGGCAACCATTACATTCGTCGCCGGCATGATCACCGTGGCAACGAGCATGCCCTCCTTGGGGTCGGGATGGGGGATCATCTTTAGTGTCGGAATCAGTTTCTGGGAGAACCACACCCGAGCAGACACGTTGGTAAAGAATTCCCTGTGGCTGCTGGCAGCATTTGCAACAGGGATTGCAGTTGCAATTGCGGTCGAATATCTGTTGGCCACACGTTCTCCTGTAGACAAACTCTCCGAGCAGCTAGGGATACGCTATCGCGCTCTCGAGACAATGTTCAAAGCATATGCGAGTAACTCTTCAGAACAGCAACGTCGGAGTGCGGCGGAACACGTTTCCCGATTGGCCGGGGCGGGTCACGCAGGAATGTTTCAACTCTATAGCCAACTAGCCGATCGCGATCTTAATAGGGGCAGTCTTCCAATGGGAGTGCACGCCCACATTACGATGCTTGCAGAACTATTGGACAGCTCCGCGGCGTTCGGTCTTCAGATAGACGTTGTAGATATCGAGATCCGATCTCGTTGTGAGGTCATCGCAAGACAGTGCAGTGAGCTTGCGAGTAAATTCAGGACCGATCCGGCACTGAATCTTAACCTCAGGAATTCAACAGCCTTCGCACATCTCGAGCGAGTTGAGATCATCATCCAATCGATCGGAACAATGTCCTCAGCCGCTGACGAGATGCGCCCTAATCTTGTAGCGCTTCCGTCCAAACAGGTTCCGTTGCTCATTTCTGGCGCAATCTCGAAGAGAGAGAATGTAGCTTTTGCACTCAAAGTCAGCCTCTGTGCGACGATTTGTTACATCCTGTACCACGCAATCGATTGGCCCGGTATCTCAACCTGCGTCATCACGGTTATGGTTGCAGGTTTGAGCCACAGCGGAGCTATGAAGCAGAAGCTGGCTCTCAGACTTCTTGGCGCAACTATAGGTGGCCTTGTCCTCGGTATAGGCGCAGAAGTTTTCTTGTTTCCATTTATGGACTCCATCACAGCATTGGTCGTCGTGATCGGCGCGATCGCCTTTCTATGCGCCTGGGTCGCAGGAGGGCCACGATTTAATTATGTTGGGTTACAGATGGCTTTTGCCTTCTACTTAACATCTCTTGAAGGATTCAGTGCGCCCACAGAGTTGTCACCTGCTCGTGATCGCTTTGTTGGAATATTGCTGGGTGTGGTCGTGATGTGGTTTGTCCTCGACCAGATTTGGCCGGTTCGTACGGTCACGGTGATGCGTCGTGTCGTTGTATCGGTTCTGAAAGATGCTTCGCGAGTAGTTGCGCTTATGGATGACAAGTTGTCCCTTCCAGATTACATGAGAGAGTCGGACGTCTTGAGGGATCGGCTTGGGAAACAGCTCTCCACGGTCCGGATGCTGAACGAGGCAACGCAATACGAACTCGGCGTGGAACATGAGAAACACATGCGCATGGGCGATACGTTTATGCGGATGTCAATGACCACTGTGGCGTTGATCTGGAATCAAGCGTCCCTTTTACATAAGGAGGCGCAGAGCGAGTTCTTGACTCAGCCCGCCCTCATCAGGCTCCGCCAGACAATTGCTGAGCGCCTATCTGCTATGGCTGACGCACTGGAAGAGCACGACTGTCTCCCGACAGGAGACGCTGCCGGCCCACTCGATGTGGCGCTGAGTGCAGGTGACGTCGACTCCGAATATTCCAGGAACACAATTGCTCGATACAACGAACTGCACGCAGTGGCGCTGTCTCTCGACCCGACCGGATGAGTGACTATCTCTCAGGGAAGCGGCGAGATAGAGGTCTTCCGGAGGGACTCTGCGCAACCGAGGTGTTTTAGCCCACGAATGCCAGCGAAGTACCTGACGTACTTGCATGAGGCTCGGGTCTAAGGGAGGTTGGACCGGTCGCTGATCCGATCGCGTAGCTGTCGGCGTGCACGCAGGATCCTGCTCTTGACCGCTGCGACACTAATGCCTAGCTCGTTGGCGGTCTCTCTAGTTGTGTATTCTTGCAGATGCCTTAGAACCATCACCGAGCGAAATGATGTGGGCAATCTCGAAAGCGCTTCGCGTAGATTTTCGGCGACCTCGGAGTCCGCGTAGTTTTGCTCTGGATTCGGTCGCCATTCCGGCATGTCATATCTGGTCGGGTCAGTGTCTGTCATCATCGAGTGATCAAGCGACACGTGGTGATATCGTCGGCGCCGGAGGCACATCAGAGCCTGATTTAGCGCAATCCTCGTGAGCCAAGAGATGAACTTTGAATTCTCCTTGAATTCAGACAGACCACGATATGCCCGCAGAAATGTTTCCTGCACCTGGTCTTCAGTATCCTCACGGTTTTTGGTAACCGCAAAAATGGCCCTATACACCTTCTGTTTATGCTGCAACACCAGCAGCTCGAAAGCTTGTACGTCTCCAGTCTTTGCCAATTTGACCAGCGGCGTGTCGGGGTCTGCATAACTGCCCTCGATGCGATCCCGAGTGCGACGATATCGTTTCCAATCCGTAATCATATTGATTGTCCTTCTCCGCTCACAATGTTGCCTTAGCAGACCACGAACCTCTCGATCAGTCGGCGGAGAATAAAATTGTCGCTGACCGTTCTCATGTGCACCAAACGGGAGAGGAAGAATCTCTAGTAGGCACGTACGTGAAGTCAGTCAAGGCTCGCGGGCTTGACATATTCTCAGGGAAAGGTAGAGCGGATTTGCAGAGGACGTAAGACCAAATCGAGCGAAAACAATTTAGCTCGTTAGGGTCAGATTGCATGTGGAAACAACAAGGCAAAACGGATGGTTGAGACCCGTAGAGCATTGAAAACAGTTCGTCTCATTGTGATGTCCACTGTACGGAATTCTTAGAGCCACTATCGGCACGGTAAAGTCGCCGCCATCTGTAGCCTTTGCCCATTCCATTCAATGGTGCCAACGGTCCAGTCTTCGATTAACAGCTTTCTAAGCGACGCCCCACAACCTTGATATGTTTCGCGTTTAGAAAACGGTCGCCGAGTGGCTCTCACCTTGAAGATCTGACTGAGTTTCTTCACGATTAAAACCTGTCCAGATCGTCACCTGTGTTAATGCCTCCTGGCTCGAAGGGGCCACTTCGTTTTCGCTCGATTTGGT
This genomic window contains:
- a CDS encoding efflux RND transporter periplasmic adaptor subunit, producing MSDDQTRKKFGWWLRVVVIAGTVVALLVVVVDTEIHPRTDDASVRANFIAIAPEIEGRLVKLPVRDNAFVRKGDLLFEIDPRDYEYALRQALSDQDNLEQRIIDLRRKIAAQDRAVDAANATVRVSVTGTRTSSSAVQAAKAAVVRSQAAVDAAHAHLAYAINDLHRLEPLLEKRYVTVDQVDQANTTVRVAKGDYEQAQAALAEAQAQEAEAELRQQQATDQVFQSRAQLGQAIHVVDTLDILESLRPGLAAKVDRARLDLERCRVVAPFDAYVTNMNISEGAYAHVGSAMFTLIDARRWWVIANYREGKFRHIHVGSKVDVYLMGHPERKFEGVVQSAGYGVFPEDGNVSDGLPNIERTLNWVHLSTRFPVRILIQNPDPALFRIGATAVTIVR
- a CDS encoding RNA polymerase sigma factor, which translates into the protein MITDWKRYRRTRDRIEGSYADPDTPLVKLAKTGDVQAFELLVLQHKQKVYRAIFAVTKNREDTEDQVQETFLRAYRGLSEFKENSKFISWLTRIALNQALMCLRRRRYHHVSLDHSMMTDTDPTRYDMPEWRPNPEQNYADSEVAENLREALSRLPTSFRSVMVLRHLQEYTTRETANELGISVAAVKSRILRARRQLRDRISDRSNLP
- a CDS encoding TolC family protein, with amino-acid sequence MHLCKFQRIDAECLLLLILLLWDWKATSQCSAIASTPEVASSCASSFIPDEKVASIDPQHQYSLAELIDIGERNNPNTRISWERAKQRAKALGIEKSEYYPLLAGTVLFADQRSILPFPEPLAPRGYITIELPLIEPQVQLQYLLLDFGARKANVDAAKAEAFAAGAQFIKANQDVAYSISADYYALLTSQERLQAAKDILKTAQITQDAAEARLANGRGTMPDVLNATAETAQARFDLETADGDEKIARVTLAEAIGVEPSADIFIDAKRDTPLPSALALPIEQLISRAMADRPDLLAQMLEIRRADDEIRAAKSAYWPRILLSGKAAQTSGWPTTDQSQGALGHASEPTWAAALSIEWTIFDGGARKNRKAEAESAERQAVDELRDKRDQATREVWTGYIAFRTALRQEEAAVALLKASDTSYAASLDAYKYGVKNLVDVVTAEKELATARLSSVSARSRLFTEAVRLESVTGSLLRNLAPTTTTQDKDGSR
- a CDS encoding FUSC family protein; protein product: MPLSATQSKTRSWLQYLTQDLQPTPGRLDGSLRITLTSVLVLITMMVLQMPFVAYALYVIFMVGRDSPAVTLRTGFALLCAVSCALAISLVVVILTDNNPMARVLSLATITFVAGMITVATSMPSLGSGWGIIFSVGISFWENHTRADTLVKNSLWLLAAFATGIAVAIAVEYLLATRSPVDKLSEQLGIRYRALETMFKAYASNSSEQQRRSAAEHVSRLAGAGHAGMFQLYSQLADRDLNRGSLPMGVHAHITMLAELLDSSAAFGLQIDVVDIEIRSRCEVIARQCSELASKFRTDPALNLNLRNSTAFAHLERVEIIIQSIGTMSSAADEMRPNLVALPSKQVPLLISGAISKRENVAFALKVSLCATICYILYHAIDWPGISTCVITVMVAGLSHSGAMKQKLALRLLGATIGGLVLGIGAEVFLFPFMDSITALVVVIGAIAFLCAWVAGGPRFNYVGLQMAFAFYLTSLEGFSAPTELSPARDRFVGILLGVVVMWFVLDQIWPVRTVTVMRRVVVSVLKDASRVVALMDDKLSLPDYMRESDVLRDRLGKQLSTVRMLNEATQYELGVEHEKHMRMGDTFMRMSMTTVALIWNQASLLHKEAQSEFLTQPALIRLRQTIAERLSAMADALEEHDCLPTGDAAGPLDVALSAGDVDSEYSRNTIARYNELHAVALSLDPTG
- a CDS encoding sensor histidine kinase, whose amino-acid sequence is MRNRLFRTLIAGLLLPVTVFTVERPVWGLDPRKLITQFIHTAWTAKDGIPGPVEAIAQTPDGYLWTGTHAGLYRFDGISFTAWRPKAGERLISDSICALHVSHDGSLWIGYYSGGIGVLRDGHLRNYPPGNGFPNGPIVSIAEDHDGRIWAAGTYGFMRLESGRWIRTGGEMGYPAPAAQALLVDSAGYLWVATDGFDFHLSRNHVLRNTVLTLAPGARHFSPTGLAVGQVWSMAQASDGTAWIADTSNGAITRLGGRTVVAAKPTTIAMGAETQCLLFDSNQSVFVGLVGGGLRRIRNLAQPKNQPLDEFRTSDDLSGGMVFTTFLDREGNVWFGTSGGLDRFRESKVFPFSAREGLNQVDQIGLTADGRGNLWLYNSSLDIVRRFDGQQFSLFRIPAGRGVQPNGILSIYAAHDNEIWVAGATEISRGVNGKFTAFPLPPGVDGANIEAIAKDFAGNLWIAAWTKESIDKVFRFRNGKWEDLSQPSQLPNYRCRILFPDAKGQIWLAFENGAVAVFDGSSYRRYAAEDGLPGGTVLAINSDNSGHVWVASQGGLSRFDGSRFTTLSQDNGLPGNLISGLVEDKSGTFWIAGALGILRVSAQELNRAMTSPAYRMQGMMINTRDGLRGLPTQVVRAADGRIWFSTREGIAGLDPEHVPRNQVPPPVLIESIVADDRSYNPADGLKLRPKTKTLEFHFTALSLTDPEMVRFRFKLEGYDEDWREPVKERLARYTNLPPRQYRFRVVACNNDGVWNEAGAGFTFTIPPSFTQTLLFKALCVLAGIGILWLGYLMRLKQVTHRVQERMYERLAERERIARDLHDTLLQSIQGLFLRFHTATSQLPHNEPARGIFENALRQSDDVMKEGRELLLGLRSTTEATRDLSSELAEAGRQFQELYPCQFNVVVNGALRPLYPIVCDELLQIGKEALSNAFRHSRASHIEAEVHYEQNQVRLRIRDNGEGIDPKILKQGHRRGHWGFPDMRERAKKIGTVVDVWSQLGAGTEVELRVPARLAYVSKRKDSSTPWFQKVWGNHQATDNSDSVGISNHF
- a CDS encoding YtcA family lipoprotein, giving the protein MTRKHTLLIDGFVICLLCSGCSRAPSVSIIGSFFPVWMICLAIGVVLAFVERRLLLRYALEDQVGPLWLFYPCSVTLIACITWLLRFR
- a CDS encoding DUF302 domain-containing protein, whose translation is MITKIEIERFSVISLKPFAEILAAINAGIAHPNMADLFSSIQRAKSSAEMEDTLQKTIGPCGLMLFATFDQGAVIDKGVEHGARGVVRLLIGNPLIMASMARHVPDAGSYAPVTVLVDERADGVHISYDRMSSFLAPYGNSEALKIALDLDGKIERLLEQAAS